The genomic window CGTCCAATTACCTTCCCTTGAAAGTGAGAATGCCGGGCGAAAAGGAGCGGGCGCTCAAGACCATCGACGATGCGCTCCAGGGGGGCATCCACCTGAGGCCTGAATGGATGCGGGGCCTGTAGCCGATCGCCTCATCCGCTTCAGTTGGCGTGGGATTCAGGCTTGGCCCCACTTCAACTTGTTGCGAAGGATCTCGAAATGATCCACGGTAGGGGTCTTGATCAATCGGAGCGGGTTTGCCGCGGCGGTGATCACGATCCGGTCCGAGGGCGCCAGGAGGCAGCCGACCTGGCCGTCGCAGGTGAGCGTGACGTCTTTGATCGGCTCGCCCAGTTCGATGCGGATGATCACGTGGGACGGAAAGATGATCGGGCGGTTGGTCAGGGTGAAGGAACAAATGGGAGTGATGATGATGGCCTGCGCGGTAGGGAAGACGATTGGGCCTCCCGCTGCGAGATTGTAGGCCGTCGAGCCGGTGGGGGTGGAGAAGATGAGGCCGTCGCCGCGATAGTGGGTCAGAAAGCGACCGTCGATGACGGTGACCAGGTCGATGATGCGCGCGAGGGCACCCTTGTTGATGACCGCATCGTTGAGAACCCTGTGACTGAAGATTTCACGGTGCTCCCTGCGAACCAGCACCCTGAGGCGCATACGCTCTTCGATTTCGTAGTCGCCGCCGAGAATTCTTTCAAGCTCCATGTAGCAATTGTCGATGGTGATTCCAGTCAGAAACCCCATGCCGCCGAGGTTCACGCCGATGACGGGGATCTTGCGGCTCTCGATGAGCCTGGCCACGCTCAGCAGGGTGCCGTCGCCTCCAAGGACGATGACAAGATCGGTATCTTGAGGAAAATCGACGCGTTGATGAGAGGAAAGCACCCCTGCGCTGTCGATGTTTTCCATGCAGAATACCAGGACGTTGCGCTTTGCGAGCCAGGATTTGATATCCTGGGCCAGTCTGGCGGCCTCCGGTCGCATGCGCTTGTAGACGACGGCTATGTGTCGCATGTCGTGCTCCGTGAAGAGTTGGGTGATAATCACCGGCAAATTGATTTGAAAGATACATGAAAACTATTTGTAAAAAAAAGTCAATTGAACTAATTAGAATTCCTGTGAGCACGCAGGAGCCCGTTCCCGACGGTGCGTGCTCCCGTGGAAGCATTCCCCTCCGTGCACGAGTGCTGTTGAACGTCTTTCCCTCGTTGCAGGATTTGGCCGCTCGAATGAGTTGTCTGGATGTACGTCTCCCTTGAGCGCAGCTGATTAAGGTTGACCATGGAAGCCAGAGAATTTTGGGCAAAGACGCCTTCACAACACATACTCGTCGTCGACGATGAGCAGCCCGTGCGCGATTTTGTGGCGGAAGCGCTGGAGTCCATGGGACATGAGGTACAGACGGCCGTGGATGGCCGGGATGCGTTGGAGAAGATGGAGGATTCGGATTTTTCCGTCGTGATCACCGACATGGTGATGCCTCGTATGGACGGGATGCAGCTCATTCGTTACCTCAGCGAACACCAGAACGAGGTGGACATCATCGCCATCACCGGTCTGGCCATGGACTACAAGTACACCGACGTGGTGGCGGCGGGAGCCTCCGATTTTATCACGAAACCCTTCACCATGAACGAGCTGGAAGCGAAGTTGAACCGGTTGATCCGGGAACGGCACCTGAGGGAGGAGCTGGAACGCCTTGCGGTGCGCGATCCCCTGACCGGCCTGTTCAATCGGCGTTTCTTCCAGAGACTGGTGCGCAAAGAATCGATCCGTGCAATCCGCCATCAGCACCAACTGTTTCTCTTTTTCCTGGATATCGACCGGTTCAAGGACTACAACGACCAGAACGGGCACCAGGCAGGGGATGAATTGCTGGTGAAGTTCGCAGCCGTGCTGAGACAGTCCATTCGCAAGGACGTCGATACCGCTTTCCGCTACGGCGGGGATGAGTTCATGGTCCTTCTTCCCTATCTGCCCCTGGAGCAGGCGTTGCCGGTGGCGGAACGCATCCGGGAGAACTTCGGACAACTCCTGCTGGTACCCACCTCGCTGTCCGTCGGTATCGCCCGGTACCTCGAAAAATCGGTGAGCATCGACGATGATATCGGGGACATGATCAGTCGCGCAGACCAGGCACTCTACCATGCCAAGCATGGCCTGGGACGAGACCGCGTCTATCTCGACAAGGAATCCGCCGTTTGATCTCATGGGCTGCGACACCGCGATACACGCTGTCTGAACGGCCGTGATTATTTTTGTGCAGGCGGGTACTCGACCCCGGTTTTCCCTTGACACATGCCAAGCTGTCCTTTATATAGTGCTGACTTTTGCATAGAGGTCCATCTTCGGTAAGCGGTGGAGAATTCTGAAAAACACAATGATTTTCGTCACCCGTGAACACGGCGCCGGATAGTGGCGAAAGAGATAGACTGAGGGTTGGCTGAGAGAGTGAGCTTCTTCAGTTCGGGAGTTCATCGAGCCCATCAGGCACGAATGTGGAAGCTGGTCCGCCCCTGGTTCAGGAAGTGAGTCCATTATTATGAATGGCTAAAAGCGTGCAAGCCCTGCAACGCCTTTTAGGAGTCTCACGGTGGCATCTCCAATATTGGGCGGCAAGAATTGATCTGGGTTACTGAGAACGGACGGTTCTCCAATGAATGCAGGAGGTGACTGCCATGGGCATGGGCAAACCGGAGTTCGGCTTTGGTGTGCACTTGATGGTGGATGGTTACGGCTGTGATCCGGTGGGGCTTCAGGATATGAGTCTGATCTACAGTTTCCTGGACGAATATCCCGTGCAAATGGACATGACGAAAATCATGCCGCCGTACGTATTCCGCTACAAGGGGTCGGTTCCCGAGGATTGGGGAGTCTCGGGATTCGTCTTGATCGCAGAAAGCCACATCAGTATTCATACGTTCCCTGAAAAACAGTACCTCAGCCTCGACATGTTCTCCTGCAAGCCTTTCGACACCCAGAAGGCGGTGGAAAAGGTGAAGAAATATTTTAAAATACAAAAGTTCGAGATGAAGGTGCTGGACCGGGGGCAGGAATTTCCCAATACGATCCATGAATCCGCCCAGGTGGTGCGTATGGACCGGATGCTGATGCAGCGCTCCAGGTAGAGTGGTTATGACTTCCGAAAAATCGGTGGGGTCCGGGCTGAGGGAATGCCTGGGACCCCATTGTTCATTTTTGGGCCTTGCCGTTCCCGAGTGTGCGTTCGAGAATGCCGGAGCGGTCATCATCCCGGTGCCTTACGACGCCACGACGACTTATCGGGCGGGGACGCGTGAAGGGCCGCGAGCCATTCTGGCCGCGTCCAGGGAACTCGAACCCTACGACGAGGAAACGTGCACCGAGGCCTATCGGCACGGGATCGCCACCCTGGAGGAATTGCCGGTGGTGGTGAGCTCCCCGCGCGATATGCTGGACAGCGTGCGGGTTGTGGGGGCGCAAGTCCTTCGCTCGGGAAAGCTGCCCGTGCTGCTCGGCGGCGAGCACCTGCTGTCGCTGGGCATGATCGAGGCGGCGGCCGATCACTTCGGGGATTTGAGCATTCTCCACCTTGATGCCCACGCGGACCTGCGGGAGCAATACCAGGGCAGTCCCTACAGCAACGCCTGCATCATGCGGCACGGCGCGGCGTTGGCTCCCGTGGTGCAGGTCGGGATACGATCGCTGACCGCCGAAGAACATGAGTTCATCCGGGCAAAGAAGATCCCCTGCTTCTTTGCGCATGACCTCCACCGGGATCCGTCGCTGTACGCTCGTGTCATCCCGTGCCTCGGAAAGCGGGTTTATCTCAGCATCGATCTGGACGTCTTCGACCCGGCGGTGATGCCGTCGGTGGGTACACCCGAACCGGGCGGTCTGTCGTGGTATGAAGTGATCGACCTGCTCAGGGCCGTCTTCCGGGAACGGCAGGTGGTCGGATTCGATGTGATGGAGCTGCTGCCGGTGCCCTGTTTTGCCGCTCCGGATTTCCTGGCCGCCCGCTTGGTGTACAAGCTGCTTTCGTTCTTTTTTGCGGGTGCCGCTCGTCCGCCTTGCTAACGGACGTTCGATCGGGTAAAATACTTAAGATTTTTTGCACAGTTAGAACGTCTTTCGGGTACGGGTCATCATCTTACTCTCATCAGGAAAGTGACTGGAAATTGGAAGAGGGGTCAGCCAAAGGATTTCAGAACTGGCTTAGAATGTGCTTCCGTAGACTATCCCGGATTGGAAGCAGCGAAAACATCGAAAAGGAAATCCAACAGCTCATCGACGAAGGCGAACAGGCCGGGCTCATTTCCGAAGACGAAGGGGAGATGATCCAGGGGATCTTTTCCTTTCGAGACACGATCGCGCGGGAAATCATGGTCCCTCGTACCGACGCGGTTTACGCGCGGGCGGAGACTACGACGGCCGACGTCATTCAGTTGATCATCCAGAGCGGTCATTCGCGCATTCCCATCTACCAGGACAGCATCGACAACATCATCGGAACCCTGCACGCCAAGGATCTGCTCAAGTATTGGGGCAGCGACGATGTGGACCTGCGGGCGATCATTCGCAGTCCGTATTTTATTCCCGAGAGCAAGAAGATCAGCGAGGTGCTCGAGGATCTTCGGGACAACAAGTCGCACATGGCCATCGTGGTCGACGAATACGGGGGGACGGCCGGGATCCTGACGCTCGAGGACATCATCGAGGAGATCATCGGCGACGTCATGGATGAGTACGATGCCGATGTGAAGCTGATCGTGGAGCACGATGACGGTTCGATCACGGTGCACGCGAGGCTGGACGTCGAGGAACTGGAGGATTTCCTGGACGTCAAGCTGCCGGAAGGCAAGTTCGAGTCCGTGGGGGGCTTTGTCATCAGCCTTGTGGGAAGGGTGCCGGGAGTCAACGAACGAATCGTTTTCGAGAATATGGAAATGGTGATCGAAGCGGCGAGCAACCGGAAGATCGAGAAGATACGGATTCGCAGGGTCGATCCCGAGGCCGCGGCGGCCGCTCTCCCGAACGGGGCCGCATCCTGACGCGGCGAGACTTCCCGGGCGTGGGACATTGGGCAATAAGGGATTCCGGGGCACGTTGCGGCGGCAGGGGAAGTCCCGGCTTTTCCGTTCCGGCGGTCCCGCTCGCTCCACAACTTCCAGGGAAACGAGGAAGATGTCGTCGAACAAGCTGTTTTTGAGTGTCCCGCTGAGCGTTCTGAGTGGCGTGCTGCTGACCGTGGGCCTGCCGAAGCTCGAGCTCTTTTACTGTTCATGGGTGGCCTTGATTCCGCTGTTTGCGGCCATTCGCGGGAAGACCGTGAAGCAGGCCCTTTGGCTGGGCTACCTTTGCGGAATCGTGCACTTTGCATCCATGCTCTACTGGATCTGGTACGTCATCGACTACTACGGCGGTCTGCCGTTCGCCGTGGCGGTCCTCATTCTGCTGCTCCTGAGTGCCTACCTGGCGGTCTACGTGGCGGTGTTCAGCGCGCTCGCGCGAAAATGGGAATCCAACTTTTTTTTCTGGCTGTTTGGATTGCCTTCGGCATGGGTGACCCTCGAGCTCATACGTGCCTATGCGGTTTCGGGTTTCCCCTGGGGGAACCTTGGGTATACCCAGGCCCCGCTGGCTTCGCTCATCCAGGTGGCGGACATCACGGGCGTGTACGGGGTCAGCTGGCTGGTCGTGCTCGGCAATACCGCCATAGCCGCCTTCCTCTACCGGTTTCACATGAAGACCGCCGTTATCGCCCTGGCTGTGTGTGTGGCGGGTGCGACAGCCTATGGCGCGTGGCGCGTGGAGGTGGTCAAAGGACTGCAGAGCCTGGCTGCTCCGTTCACGGTGGGCGTGGTCCAGGGGAACATCGATCAAAGCAAGAAATGGGATCCCGCGTTTCAGCAGGAGACGCTGAGACGTTACCAGCGGCTGTCCATGGAGGCTTCGGTGCGTGTTCCCGCGCCCGAGTTGCTGGTGTGGCCCGAGACGGCTGCACCCTTTTTCTACGGAATCGATGACAAGCTGACGCCGCAACTCAACGAGCTCGTCCGACAGGCGGGTATTCCCCTGTTGTTCGGCAGTCCCGGCGCGATCCGGGCGGACGGTGAAATCCGGTTGCTCAACAAGGCCTACCTGGTGGACGGCAGGGCCGAGCTCAAGGGAACTTACGCCAAGCAGCACCTGGTGCCTTTCGGTGAGTACGTGCCGTATGCCCGCGTGCTGTTCTTCGTGCATCGCCTGGTTCATGCCGCGGGGGATTTCATGGCCGGTAAGGATCCCGATCCGCTTCGGCTGGATGAGCGGCCGCTGGGCGTGCTGATCTGCTACGAGGGGATTTTCCCGGAGCTTTCACGGGCCACGGTCCGGGCCGGGGCCACGGCCCTGGTCAATATCACCAACGATGCATGGTACGGGAACACCAGCGCCCCGTATCAACACCTGGAAATGGCCCGCTGGCGCGCGATCGAATGTCGGGTGCCCATGATCCGCGCGGCGAACACGGGAATCAGCGCGATCTACGATGCGACGGGAACCCCGTGCGGCTTGATTCCGTTGGGTCAGGAAGGTTATCTTGTCTGTAGCGTGCGGCCGTTCCGGCTGGTGACCTTCTACACCAGGTTCGGCGATATTTTTGCGTGGCTGTGCGTTTTGATCACGCTTTCAGGAATCATCTATTCGACGTTTCAACGCCGTGTGGCGTTCAAGTGAGGAGGGTGCGCGTATGACCATCGACATCAGCGATCTCAAGACTTTGCTCAGGGAACTCGCTCAACGCTTCCAGACCCTCGGGGGGTATCTTTGACATCGAAGGCAAACGAAAACGGCTCAAGGAGCTCGAGAAGATACTCCTCAAACCCGGGTTCTGGGACAGTCCGGAAGAAAGCAAACACGTTCTCAAGGAACGATCCGATCTCAACGTGATCGTGGAGAATTGGCAGCGCCTGTCGGAGGAGCTACGGGACAACGAGCTCATGCTCGAAATGGCGCTCGAAGAGGAAGATCGGGAAGTCCTCAAGGATGTCCATCGCAAGGCGTTGAGCCTTCAGAAGGAGCTGCGGACGGTCGAGCTGCAGCAGTTGCTCGGCGAGGAAAACGACGACAAGAATGCTATCGTGAGCATCAATGCCGGCGCCGGAGGCACCGAAGCCCAGGACTGGGCCGAGATGCTGCTGCGGATGTACCTGCGGTGGTGTGAGAAGAAGAGCTTCACTGTCCAGATGGTCGATATGCTCGAAGGTGAAGAGGCGGGAATCAAGAGCGGTACGTTTACCGTGTCGGGCTCCCATGCCTACGGCCTGCTCAAGGGGGAATCCGGCATCCATCGCCTCGTGCGGATTTCCCCTTTCGATGCGAGCGGCCGGAGGCACACTTCCTTCGCGGCGGTGCTGGTCATTCCCGAGGTGGACGAGAAGATCGAGGTCGAAATCAAGCAGGCGGATTTGAGGATCGACACTTACCGCGCAAGCGGCGCCGGCGGCCAGCACGTGAACAAGACCAGCTCGGCGGTCCGGATCACGCATCTCCCCACGGGGATCGTGGTGCAGTGCCAGAATGAAAAATCACAGCACAGAAATCGCGACATTGCGCTGAAGATACTACGGGCAAGGCTCTACGAGCGCGAAAAGAGGGCTCAGCAGGAAAAGCTCCAGGAAGCTCACGACAGTCTCGACGACATCGCCTGGGGCAATCAGATCCGCTCCTACGTGCTGCAACCCTACCGGTTGATCAAGGACCACCGGACAAGCATCGAGAAGGGCAACGTCGAGGGCGTTCTGGACGGCGAAATCGACGATTTCATTGAAGGCTACCTGATGAACCTGGCGAATGCCAGGGGCCGTGCGGCCGTCACGGCCTGACGATGAGTGAATTGCGGCGGGCGCGGTGGAAGCCGCGCCGTGCCTTGAGATGCCGGCGGCGGCTGATGAGAAGCTGAAAGGAATCTGCCTGAATGAACGTGTTGCAGGGATTGTTGCTGGGATTGATCCAGGGGCTGACGGAGTTCCTTCCGATCAGCAGCACGGCGCATCTGACCCTTGCCGGAAAATGGATGGGGGTCGTCTCGGCCGAACATCCCGAACACTGGACAGCCTTCATAGCGGTCATCCAATTGGGCACGATGGCCGCCGTGCTGATCTATTTCGCCAGGGACGTCCTGGACATCTCCCTTACCTTTCTGGAAGAAAACGTATTCCGACGCATGCGGTTCAAAGATCAATCTCACGTTTCCAAGCTGGGCTGGTACGTGATTCTGGGTTCCCTGCCGGTGGCGACATTCGGTCTCGTTTTCAAGAAGGTCATCGAGGGGAGCCTGACCAAGAGCCTCATCGTGATCTCGGCGAGCCTGATCGTCTTCGGCATCCTGCTCGGCGTTTCAGAGGTGGTCGCACGGTTTTCCAAGAGCATCAAGCGGATTTCCTGGCTGGACGCCCTGGTGGTCGGTTTCGCCCAGGTCATGGCCTTGGTTCCGGGCGCGTCCCGATCCGGAACGACGATAACCGCCGGCCTCTTCATGGGGATGACACGCGAAACCGCGGCGCGGTTCTCCTTTCTACTGAGCATACCGGCGGTGATGGCGAGCGGGTTGCTGGAGTTCAGGGAAAGCCTCGACTTCATGGGTTCGCAGGACTTTCTGGTTCTTGCCTCGGCAACACTGATGTCCGCCGTGAGCGGATACCTCACCATCGCTTTTCTGCTTCGATTCCTTCGTCGCCACTCCACGAACGTTTTCGTGGTCTACCGGGTGGTTTTGGGCGGCGCACTCTTGTGGATGGTCTTCCGGCACGGCGTCGTATGAGGCGGATGTGCGTCGCCAACCAAAGCCTCCCGGAAGGTTTTCCGGTTCCGCATGGCCGGTGCCCGGCGGCGCAGCCGGACCGCTCGGGGCGCGAGTCTCCTGTTTTCCTGGTCCGCGAATCGAGGGAAAGCGGGCGGAATCCTTCATCGGCCGTTCCGGGACAAGCCGTTTCCCGTTTCGTCACGGGGAATCAGCCTGGCCAGTTCGATACAAAAATGTTCATTTCCTGATGTAAAATTCAAGCATACCAACAATCTTGTCACTGCGTTTCAGGCACTCCGGTGCCTCTTCGGAAACCTCCCTCCAAGAAAATTCAAATAAGAAATTCCACAGGTTATCTCATTGATCCAGCACCCGCGAAAAGCGGTTGGCACGCCCTTTGATTATTCTCCACGCGAGAGGATGGCGGCCCGCGAGCGCGGTCGGCCCGGGGTCTGGAGTGAATTCAGGTGAATGGCTTGCGGGCGCCATCCTCTGCCAGAAAAAGAGTCGGCGCCGGGCGGTATGATGCTCGGACGGAATGTGCCGGAGGCGATTTGAAGAAAACGGGAGGTGTCGGAACATGGTGAAAATTGAAGCGGTCATCAAGCCTTTTCGGCTGACGGAGGTCCAGGAGGCGTTGTCGTCTCTGGGGGTGCAGGGAATGACGGTATTTGAGGTGAAGGGATTCGGGCGGCAGAAAGGGCATGTGGAACTTTACCGCGGCGCGGAATACAAAGTGAGTTTCGTTCCGAAGCTTATGGTCCTCGCGGTGGTTCCGGACACCCTGGTCGAACGGGCCGTGGAAGCCATACAGAAAGCGGCCTGCACGGGGAAAATCGGCGACGGAAAAATCTTCCTTTCGCATATCGATGACGTTATGCGCATTCGAACGAAGGAAACGGGCCCCGAGGCGCTTTAGTGCTCGAGAGCGGGATTGGCTCGATACGAGGTTTCAAGCAATTCGTCTGGAGATCCGGAGGAAACGAGATGAACAGAACGCTGGTGATTTTGGTTCTTGTATTTCTGGCACTGAGCGCGGGCGCCGGCTTCGCGGCGGAATCTGGACCGCAGGCGGGGGCGGTCGAGGCGGCTGCGGCCTCTGCGGCACCCCTCAAGGTGGACACCGGGGACACCGGCTGGCTCCTGGCCTGTTCGGCACTGGTTTTGCTGATGACCCCCGGCCTCGCGCTTTTCTACGGTGGAATGGTGCGGCGCAAGAACGTCCTGGGCACCGTCATGCACAGTTTCGTGGCGATGGGAATCATAACGGTTCAGTGGGTCCTCTTCGGCTACAGCCTCTCGTTTGGTCCCGACGTCTGGCATTTCATAGGCAATCTCGACTGGATCGGGCTTCGCGGAGTCGGATTGGAACCCAACGGCGACTACGGCGCCACCGTTCCGCACCAGGCGTTCATGATCTTCCAGATGATGTTTGCCATCATAACCCCGGCCTTGATTTCGGGGGCGATCGCGGAAAGGTTCAAGTTCAGCACCTACGTGGTGTTCATGACGCTCTGGGCGTTCCTGGTGTACGATCCGCTCGCTCACTGGGTGTGGGGCACCGGGGGCTGGCTGAAGGAACTCGGGGCGCTCGACTTTGCGGGAGGGCTCGTGGTGCACATCAGCTCCGGTGTGTCCGCCCTGGCCTGTGCCCTCGTGGTGGGAAAGAGGAAAGGGTACGGCGTCGATCTCATGGCCCCGCACAACCTCATGTTCACCATTCTCGGCGCATGCCTGCTGTGGTTCGGATGGTTCGGGTTCAACGCGGGGAGCGCCATCGCCTCGGGCGCCCTGGCGACGTCGGCCTTCGTGGTCACGCATATCGCCACGGGGGCGGCGGCCATGTCGTGGATGTTCACGGAATGGATTCACCGGGGGAAACCCACCGCTCTCGGCGCGGCCTCCGGTGCGGTCGCGGGGCTGGTTGCCATAACGCCCGCATCCGGTTTCGTCGGGCCGCTCTCATCGCTGGTCATCGGGCTGATCGGCGGGGCGGTGTGCTACATGGCGGTGAGCCTCAAACCGAAGTTCGGCTACGACGACTCGCTTGACGTGGTCGGAGTCCACGCCGTGGGGGGAACCCTGGGCGCCCTGCTCACCGGGCTCTTCGCATCCAAGCTGGTCAACCCGGCGGGTGCCGACGGGCTGTTCTTCGGGAACCCGGGCCAACTGGGCATCCAGGCGCTGTCGGTGGTCTGCGCTTGGGTCTATTCCTTTGCGGTCAGCTTCATCCTTCTCAAGATACTCGACAAGGTCATGGGCTTGAGGGTGACCGAGGAAGATGAATCCGTAGGACTCGATCTGAGCCAGCACGGGGAGGCCGGGTATACCCTGTAAACCCGGGCTTGCATCAAAGTCCGGGTTGCGTTCAAGTCCACAGTATTGGGCGGGAGGGTACAAGGCCCTCCCGCCCAATTGCGTGGGGTGCATACAAGGGCGGGGGTTTCCCCGCCCGCCGTGTTTTGGTCGATCTCCAGTTCGGCGCTCTTGAACGCG from Syntrophobacter fumaroxidans MPOB includes these protein-coding regions:
- a CDS encoding ammonium transporter — protein: MNRTLVILVLVFLALSAGAGFAAESGPQAGAVEAAAASAAPLKVDTGDTGWLLACSALVLLMTPGLALFYGGMVRRKNVLGTVMHSFVAMGIITVQWVLFGYSLSFGPDVWHFIGNLDWIGLRGVGLEPNGDYGATVPHQAFMIFQMMFAIITPALISGAIAERFKFSTYVVFMTLWAFLVYDPLAHWVWGTGGWLKELGALDFAGGLVVHISSGVSALACALVVGKRKGYGVDLMAPHNLMFTILGACLLWFGWFGFNAGSAIASGALATSAFVVTHIATGAAAMSWMFTEWIHRGKPTALGAASGAVAGLVAITPASGFVGPLSSLVIGLIGGAVCYMAVSLKPKFGYDDSLDVVGVHAVGGTLGALLTGLFASKLVNPAGADGLFFGNPGQLGIQALSVVCAWVYSFAVSFILLKILDKVMGLRVTEEDESVGLDLSQHGEAGYTL
- the uppP gene encoding undecaprenyl-diphosphatase UppP; this encodes MNVLQGLLLGLIQGLTEFLPISSTAHLTLAGKWMGVVSAEHPEHWTAFIAVIQLGTMAAVLIYFARDVLDISLTFLEENVFRRMRFKDQSHVSKLGWYVILGSLPVATFGLVFKKVIEGSLTKSLIVISASLIVFGILLGVSEVVARFSKSIKRISWLDALVVGFAQVMALVPGASRSGTTITAGLFMGMTRETAARFSFLLSIPAVMASGLLEFRESLDFMGSQDFLVLASATLMSAVSGYLTIAFLLRFLRRHSTNVFVVYRVVLGGALLWMVFRHGVV
- the lnt gene encoding apolipoprotein N-acyltransferase, whose translation is MSSNKLFLSVPLSVLSGVLLTVGLPKLELFYCSWVALIPLFAAIRGKTVKQALWLGYLCGIVHFASMLYWIWYVIDYYGGLPFAVAVLILLLLSAYLAVYVAVFSALARKWESNFFFWLFGLPSAWVTLELIRAYAVSGFPWGNLGYTQAPLASLIQVADITGVYGVSWLVVLGNTAIAAFLYRFHMKTAVIALAVCVAGATAYGAWRVEVVKGLQSLAAPFTVGVVQGNIDQSKKWDPAFQQETLRRYQRLSMEASVRVPAPELLVWPETAAPFFYGIDDKLTPQLNELVRQAGIPLLFGSPGAIRADGEIRLLNKAYLVDGRAELKGTYAKQHLVPFGEYVPYARVLFFVHRLVHAAGDFMAGKDPDPLRLDERPLGVLICYEGIFPELSRATVRAGATALVNITNDAWYGNTSAPYQHLEMARWRAIECRVPMIRAANTGISAIYDATGTPCGLIPLGQEGYLVCSVRPFRLVTFYTRFGDIFAWLCVLITLSGIIYSTFQRRVAFK
- a CDS encoding NAD(+)/NADH kinase; the encoded protein is MRHIAVVYKRMRPEAARLAQDIKSWLAKRNVLVFCMENIDSAGVLSSHQRVDFPQDTDLVIVLGGDGTLLSVARLIESRKIPVIGVNLGGMGFLTGITIDNCYMELERILGGDYEIEERMRLRVLVRREHREIFSHRVLNDAVINKGALARIIDLVTVIDGRFLTHYRGDGLIFSTPTGSTAYNLAAGGPIVFPTAQAIIITPICSFTLTNRPIIFPSHVIIRIELGEPIKDVTLTCDGQVGCLLAPSDRIVITAAANPLRLIKTPTVDHFEILRNKLKWGQA
- the speB gene encoding agmatinase — translated: MTSEKSVGSGLRECLGPHCSFLGLAVPECAFENAGAVIIPVPYDATTTYRAGTREGPRAILAASRELEPYDEETCTEAYRHGIATLEELPVVVSSPRDMLDSVRVVGAQVLRSGKLPVLLGGEHLLSLGMIEAAADHFGDLSILHLDAHADLREQYQGSPYSNACIMRHGAALAPVVQVGIRSLTAEEHEFIRAKKIPCFFAHDLHRDPSLYARVIPCLGKRVYLSIDLDVFDPAVMPSVGTPEPGGLSWYEVIDLLRAVFRERQVVGFDVMELLPVPCFAAPDFLAARLVYKLLSFFFAGAARPPC
- a CDS encoding GGDEF domain-containing response regulator; the encoded protein is MEAREFWAKTPSQHILVVDDEQPVRDFVAEALESMGHEVQTAVDGRDALEKMEDSDFSVVITDMVMPRMDGMQLIRYLSEHQNEVDIIAITGLAMDYKYTDVVAAGASDFITKPFTMNELEAKLNRLIRERHLREELERLAVRDPLTGLFNRRFFQRLVRKESIRAIRHQHQLFLFFLDIDRFKDYNDQNGHQAGDELLVKFAAVLRQSIRKDVDTAFRYGGDEFMVLLPYLPLEQALPVAERIRENFGQLLLVPTSLSVGIARYLEKSVSIDDDIGDMISRADQALYHAKHGLGRDRVYLDKESAV
- the prfB gene encoding peptide chain release factor 2 (programmed frameshift), which encodes MTIDISDLKTLLRELAQRFQTLGGIFDIEGKRKRLKELEKILLKPGFWDSPEESKHVLKERSDLNVIVENWQRLSEELRDNELMLEMALEEEDREVLKDVHRKALSLQKELRTVELQQLLGEENDDKNAIVSINAGAGGTEAQDWAEMLLRMYLRWCEKKSFTVQMVDMLEGEEAGIKSGTFTVSGSHAYGLLKGESGIHRLVRISPFDASGRRHTSFAAVLVIPEVDEKIEVEIKQADLRIDTYRASGAGGQHVNKTSSAVRITHLPTGIVVQCQNEKSQHRNRDIALKILRARLYEREKRAQQEKLQEAHDSLDDIAWGNQIRSYVLQPYRLIKDHRTSIEKGNVEGVLDGEIDDFIEGYLMNLANARGRAAVTA
- a CDS encoding hemolysin family protein gives rise to the protein MEEGSAKGFQNWLRMCFRRLSRIGSSENIEKEIQQLIDEGEQAGLISEDEGEMIQGIFSFRDTIAREIMVPRTDAVYARAETTTADVIQLIIQSGHSRIPIYQDSIDNIIGTLHAKDLLKYWGSDDVDLRAIIRSPYFIPESKKISEVLEDLRDNKSHMAIVVDEYGGTAGILTLEDIIEEIIGDVMDEYDADVKLIVEHDDGSITVHARLDVEELEDFLDVKLPEGKFESVGGFVISLVGRVPGVNERIVFENMEMVIEAASNRKIEKIRIRRVDPEAAAAALPNGAAS
- a CDS encoding P-II family nitrogen regulator, which gives rise to MVKIEAVIKPFRLTEVQEALSSLGVQGMTVFEVKGFGRQKGHVELYRGAEYKVSFVPKLMVLAVVPDTLVERAVEAIQKAACTGKIGDGKIFLSHIDDVMRIRTKETGPEAL
- the speD gene encoding adenosylmethionine decarboxylase; this translates as MQEVTAMGMGKPEFGFGVHLMVDGYGCDPVGLQDMSLIYSFLDEYPVQMDMTKIMPPYVFRYKGSVPEDWGVSGFVLIAESHISIHTFPEKQYLSLDMFSCKPFDTQKAVEKVKKYFKIQKFEMKVLDRGQEFPNTIHESAQVVRMDRMLMQRSR